A region from the Lysobacter sp. BMK333-48F3 genome encodes:
- the birA gene encoding bifunctional biotin--[acetyl-CoA-carboxylase] ligase/biotin operon repressor BirA — MDDRALLQRLIQGPATGDALASAAGQTRAAVWKRIEALREAGVAIEAKPGRGYALAQPLDLLDAEAIRAALPGAARARLAELEVAWSLDSTNTELLRRPTPAEGALVLLAERQTGGRGRRGRVWASPLAAHLYLSLARTFGGGLARLGGLSLVAGIAAVEALQGLGYAAVRLKWPNDLVVLGGAGLRKLGGLLIEGGGEYAGPARAVIGLGLNVRMPADAAAAIDQPWCDLAGLAGDRALSRDALAAAVLARLLPALDEFDRAGLEPFLDRYALFDALAGQPVSVHGADARHDGVALGLADDGALRVRLGDGEERRFHAGEVSVRRAEPGR; from the coding sequence ATGGACGACCGTGCTTTGTTGCAACGCCTGATCCAGGGTCCGGCGACCGGCGACGCGCTGGCCAGCGCGGCCGGGCAGACCCGCGCCGCGGTGTGGAAGCGGATCGAAGCCCTGCGCGAGGCCGGGGTCGCGATCGAGGCCAAGCCCGGGCGCGGCTACGCGCTGGCGCAGCCGCTGGATCTGCTCGACGCCGAGGCCATCCGCGCCGCCTTGCCGGGCGCCGCGCGCGCGCGACTGGCCGAGCTGGAGGTGGCCTGGAGCCTGGACTCGACCAATACCGAACTGCTGCGCCGGCCGACCCCGGCCGAGGGCGCGCTGGTGCTGCTGGCCGAACGCCAGACCGGCGGCCGCGGCCGCCGCGGCCGGGTCTGGGCCTCGCCCTTGGCGGCGCACCTGTACCTGTCGCTGGCGCGCACCTTCGGCGGCGGGCTGGCGCGGTTGGGCGGGCTGAGCCTGGTCGCCGGTATCGCCGCGGTCGAAGCCCTGCAAGGGCTGGGTTATGCCGCGGTGCGGCTGAAATGGCCGAACGACCTGGTGGTGCTCGGCGGTGCCGGGCTGCGCAAGCTCGGCGGCCTGCTGATCGAAGGCGGCGGCGAATACGCCGGACCGGCGCGCGCGGTGATCGGCCTCGGCCTCAACGTGCGCATGCCGGCCGACGCCGCGGCGGCGATCGACCAACCCTGGTGCGATCTGGCCGGGCTCGCCGGCGACCGCGCGCTGTCGCGCGATGCGCTGGCCGCGGCGGTGCTGGCGCGCCTGCTGCCGGCGCTGGACGAATTCGACCGCGCCGGGCTGGAGCCGTTCCTGGATCGCTACGCGCTGTTCGACGCGCTGGCCGGCCAGCCGGTGAGCGTGCACGGCGCCGACGCGCGCCACGACGGCGTCGCCCTCGGCCTGGCCGACGACGGCGCGCTGCGGGTGCGCCTGGGCGACGGCGAGGAGCGCCGCTTCCATGCCGGCGAAGTCAGCGTGCGCCGCGCGGAGCCGGGGCGATGA
- a CDS encoding glycerol-3-phosphate acyltransferase, which produces MLPTAPIPVLSDLAPATLALLLAAYAIGSVSGSLVLGRRRGVDIRQQGSGNAGGTNAFRTQGWRFALGVVAIDIGKGALAAWLALRYAPVGGALSVTAHGYLAGFAAVLGHIWPLWHGFRGGKGAATVVGALLVLWPFAVPWLLLAWGATVVLSGYVGLATVLAAACLPLLAWLGDAGAPRWCFAVAAALLIAFTHRGNLARLRAGTESRFARARLLHRWRRG; this is translated from the coding sequence ATGCTGCCCACCGCCCCGATTCCCGTCCTGTCCGACCTCGCCCCGGCGACGCTGGCCTTGCTGCTGGCCGCCTACGCGATCGGCTCGGTGTCCGGCAGCCTGGTCCTGGGCCGGCGGCGCGGCGTGGACATCCGCCAACAGGGCAGCGGCAACGCCGGCGGCACCAACGCCTTCCGCACCCAGGGCTGGCGCTTCGCCCTGGGGGTGGTCGCGATCGACATCGGCAAGGGCGCGCTGGCGGCCTGGCTGGCGTTGCGCTACGCCCCGGTCGGCGGCGCGCTGTCGGTGACCGCGCACGGTTACCTGGCCGGTTTCGCCGCGGTGCTCGGCCATATCTGGCCGCTCTGGCACGGTTTCCGCGGCGGCAAGGGCGCGGCGACCGTGGTCGGCGCGTTGCTGGTGCTGTGGCCGTTCGCCGTGCCGTGGCTGCTGCTGGCGTGGGGGGCGACCGTCGTGCTCAGCGGCTACGTCGGCCTGGCCACGGTGCTGGCCGCGGCCTGCCTGCCGCTCTTGGCCTGGCTCGGCGACGCCGGCGCGCCGCGCTGGTGCTTCGCCGTCGCTGCGGCGCTGCTGATCGCCTTCACTCATCGCGGCAACCTGGCCCGGCTGCGCGCCGGCACCGAATCGCGGTTCGCCCGGGCGCGGCTGTTGCATCGCTGGCGGCGCGGCTGA